Proteins from a genomic interval of Salinarchaeum sp. Harcht-Bsk1:
- a CDS encoding NUDIX hydrolase, whose amino-acid sequence MEQTRHFTATTYVVVEGAVALHRHVRIGKWLPPGGHVDRGELPHEAALREVEEETGLDATIVAEQDDVGSPTVEPLPQPHHLQLADVNIYGEAGSADAQVGHQHVDLVYYAAADERTIDPASDEEPADAWEWFDADDLAEDGALDPDVAEIGQRAIATVGEWRDSR is encoded by the coding sequence ATGGAACAGACGCGGCACTTCACTGCGACGACGTACGTCGTGGTCGAGGGTGCGGTCGCGTTGCACCGCCACGTTCGGATCGGAAAGTGGCTGCCGCCGGGTGGCCACGTCGACCGCGGCGAACTTCCCCACGAAGCCGCCCTGCGCGAGGTCGAGGAAGAAACCGGGCTCGACGCGACCATCGTCGCGGAACAGGACGACGTCGGCTCGCCCACCGTCGAACCGCTGCCACAGCCCCATCACCTCCAGCTCGCCGACGTGAATATCTACGGCGAGGCGGGCAGTGCCGACGCACAGGTCGGCCACCAGCACGTCGATCTGGTCTACTACGCCGCGGCGGACGAACGGACGATCGATCCAGCATCGGACGAGGAACCCGCAGACGCCTGGGAGTGGTTCGACGCCGACGACCTCGCCGAGGACGGTGCCCTCGATCCCGACGTCGCCGAGATCGGGCAGCGAGCGATCGCGACGGTCGGGGAGTGGCGCGACTCGCGCTGA
- a CDS encoding glucose 1-dehydrogenase, which translates to MKVVAVREGEQTPTVMEKPCPEPSEGEALVRTLRVGVDGTDHEVLSGGHGGFPEGEDHLVLGHEAVGVVEDPNGTDFEAGDVVVPTIRRAPERVRSDGGASAESVAANEPNEYFARGEPDMAPDGMYHERGIVGAHGFMAEYFTSPAEYLVSLPPELADVGFLVEPLSITEKALELSYASRSTFEWDPESAIVLGNGCLGLLTLGMFEHTEGIERSYCLGRRDRPDPTIDIIEELGAEYVDSRETPVDELPEAVEPMDLVYEATGYAPHAFQTIDALAPNGVGALLGIPGSWEFEIDGGALHEEFVLHNKALIGSVNSHVRHFETAIEDLQALPDWLIDAVVTGVYGTDDLEQAFDDSNTTIKTAVELSTR; encoded by the coding sequence ATGAAGGTCGTCGCAGTTCGCGAAGGGGAGCAAACGCCGACCGTGATGGAGAAGCCATGCCCGGAACCGAGCGAGGGAGAGGCGCTCGTCCGGACGCTCCGGGTCGGCGTCGACGGAACGGACCACGAAGTGCTGAGCGGTGGCCACGGCGGCTTCCCGGAGGGCGAGGACCACCTCGTGCTCGGCCACGAGGCCGTGGGCGTGGTCGAGGACCCCAACGGCACCGACTTCGAGGCGGGCGACGTCGTCGTGCCGACGATTCGACGGGCGCCCGAACGGGTCAGGAGCGACGGCGGCGCAAGCGCCGAGTCCGTCGCCGCCAACGAACCGAACGAGTACTTCGCACGCGGAGAGCCGGACATGGCGCCGGACGGCATGTATCACGAGCGGGGCATCGTCGGCGCCCACGGGTTCATGGCCGAGTACTTCACCAGTCCAGCGGAGTACCTGGTTTCGCTTCCGCCGGAACTCGCCGACGTCGGCTTTCTGGTCGAACCACTGTCGATCACGGAGAAGGCGCTGGAGCTCTCCTACGCTTCCCGCTCGACGTTCGAGTGGGACCCCGAGTCGGCGATCGTGCTGGGCAACGGCTGTCTCGGGCTGTTGACGCTGGGGATGTTCGAGCACACCGAGGGCATCGAGCGGAGCTACTGTCTGGGTCGTCGGGATCGGCCGGATCCCACGATCGACATCATCGAGGAACTCGGCGCGGAGTACGTCGACTCCAGGGAAACGCCGGTCGACGAACTGCCCGAGGCCGTCGAGCCGATGGACCTCGTCTACGAGGCGACCGGCTACGCCCCGCACGCGTTCCAGACGATCGACGCCCTCGCACCCAACGGCGTCGGTGCGCTACTGGGTATCCCCGGCTCCTGGGAGTTCGAGATCGACGGCGGCGCGCTTCACGAGGAGTTCGTCCTCCACAACAAGGCGCTGATCGGTTCGGTGAACTCCCACGTGCGGCACTTCGAGACCGCGATCGAAGATCTACAGGCGCTGCCGGACTGGCTGATCGACGCCGTCGTGACCGGGGTGTACGGCACGGACGATCTCGAGCAGGCGTTCGACGACAGCAACACGACTATAAAAACGGCCGTCGAACTCTCGACGAGATGA
- the gfcR gene encoding transcriptional regulator GfcR yields MKNVDDLIDSASELAEQGLSKGEIADELNVSRETASWLVERGGGNASTAPAVSSSAGDIHVDWSAFGRDSTRLEHLGAAMADMLQSEAENVDLTIGIEKAGVPLATSVARILDTDLGAYAPRKHQWDEGDIEDHGGTFSRNFAGIRGRECYVVDDTITSGTTMTETVEAIRSEGGEPVACMVLVDKRGVDEIEGVPVHSLLQVLSVAGE; encoded by the coding sequence ATGAAGAACGTCGACGACCTCATCGACTCCGCCTCGGAGCTAGCCGAGCAGGGGCTCTCCAAGGGCGAGATCGCGGACGAACTGAACGTCTCCCGGGAGACCGCGAGCTGGCTGGTCGAACGCGGTGGCGGCAACGCGAGCACGGCGCCCGCCGTCAGCTCCTCCGCCGGCGACATTCACGTCGACTGGAGCGCCTTCGGCCGGGACAGCACTCGCCTGGAGCACCTCGGCGCGGCGATGGCCGACATGCTCCAGAGCGAGGCCGAGAACGTCGATCTCACCATCGGCATCGAGAAGGCCGGCGTCCCACTCGCGACGAGCGTCGCCCGGATCCTCGACACCGACCTCGGCGCCTACGCCCCGCGGAAACACCAGTGGGACGAGGGCGACATCGAGGATCACGGCGGCACCTTCTCCCGGAACTTCGCCGGCATTCGCGGCCGGGAGTGCTACGTCGTCGACGACACAATCACCTCCGGGACGACGATGACCGAGACCGTCGAGGCGATCCGCAGCGAGGGCGGCGAGCCGGTCGCCTGCATGGTGCTCGTCGACAAGCGCGGCGTCGACGAAATCGAGGGCGTCCCCGTCCACTCGCTGCTCCAGGTCCTCTCCGTCGCCGGCGAGTAG
- a CDS encoding DUF4268 domain-containing protein, whose protein sequence is MDEHIARIQEHQLRTVWENEERGFTRWLGDNIELLGAELGIEIEDARTEETVGDFSSDIVAREMNTGETVVIENQYGNTDHDHLGKLLTYSSGKDAGFSIWLAEHFRPEHRSVLEWLNESGPNDVKFFAIKPRVLSIADTDERGFEFEIVVEPNDWEREITDESLSETERSYREYFADLVEAYSERRPRWSELKPGPRNYLTFSAGIAGVSFGWVFHQGPEYCVELYIQTADAEQNLAIFEALKEQRAEIESNLDTDLVWQRLPEKRACRIKWSKSIDGKITELDGDQQGQLIEWGVDAMDSFQDEFEPRIASLDLS, encoded by the coding sequence ATGGACGAACACATTGCACGGATTCAGGAACACCAGCTTCGAACAGTGTGGGAAAACGAGGAGCGCGGCTTCACCCGTTGGCTCGGGGACAATATCGAGTTGCTCGGGGCAGAGCTAGGGATCGAAATTGAAGACGCTCGTACCGAAGAAACCGTGGGAGACTTCTCTTCGGACATTGTGGCGCGAGAAATGAACACCGGTGAAACAGTCGTTATAGAGAACCAGTACGGGAATACCGATCACGACCACCTCGGCAAATTGTTAACGTATTCCTCTGGGAAGGACGCCGGGTTCTCAATATGGCTCGCTGAACACTTCAGACCCGAACATCGGAGTGTCCTCGAGTGGCTCAACGAAAGCGGTCCCAACGATGTGAAGTTCTTCGCGATAAAACCGCGGGTGCTCAGTATTGCGGACACAGATGAGCGTGGCTTCGAATTCGAAATTGTCGTGGAACCTAATGACTGGGAGCGCGAAATTACAGATGAATCACTTTCGGAAACGGAACGGAGCTATCGGGAGTATTTCGCAGACTTGGTAGAAGCATACTCAGAACGACGGCCACGCTGGTCGGAGCTAAAACCTGGTCCTCGAAATTATCTCACCTTCAGCGCAGGGATCGCCGGAGTTAGCTTCGGATGGGTCTTTCACCAAGGGCCAGAGTACTGCGTTGAGCTATATATACAGACCGCAGACGCCGAGCAGAATTTAGCTATCTTTGAGGCGCTGAAAGAGCAAAGAGCAGAGATCGAGTCCAACCTTGACACGGATTTAGTGTGGCAACGGTTGCCAGAAAAGCGTGCCTGCCGGATCAAATGGTCGAAATCAATTGATGGGAAGATCACCGAGTTAGATGGAGATCAACAGGGGCAACTGATCGAATGGGGGGTGGACGCTATGGATTCATTCCAAGATGAATTCGAACCTCGAATTGCATCATTGGACCTTAGCTGA
- a CDS encoding PD-(D/E)XK nuclease family protein — protein MAESIDLQNELRELRESLEAIPAVEEPPQPLLRVLGSARSEQSWNTLLTYFLDPDQPHGFDASLLTQFLDLVDEHTVAPLDYYYRDLQTVRVDSEVSSPQNNRPDIVIRVPDKWFVCIECKVDAPEGQNQLQRYLNDPNIGGEEKEDYPDDGDFYVFLSRRGGNHAGSDGFADLYWEDVATVLQTELNRNRGQYPELSVNQLADFLNTIRGVTNMEPDDFTETQKEKIQLLAEYRDEIDELFGAADSLRSSLARNGEWAPPFLEIAEERDIWSEEWHARPDKYGCLFRDGWYLDGEGDPTTEVSDTREDGGHRLHLIHLIRNESSFRDGELTMKLRSSTNNDIRSEFHRRFNSDRWQEQLKPMLGKRDITNKGNKQDYTTKTYDVNQSRLPGSYFETLATAFEEHQQVAEIADQIHQEAVGGASLD, from the coding sequence ATGGCAGAGAGTATTGACCTTCAAAACGAACTTCGAGAGTTGCGCGAGAGTTTGGAGGCCATTCCAGCTGTCGAAGAGCCACCCCAGCCACTGCTCCGAGTGCTGGGTTCTGCACGGTCTGAGCAGTCCTGGAACACGCTCCTGACCTATTTTCTCGATCCGGACCAGCCGCATGGCTTCGACGCCTCCTTGCTCACGCAATTCTTGGATTTAGTGGACGAACACACGGTAGCGCCTCTCGATTACTACTACCGGGACCTTCAGACGGTTCGTGTCGATAGTGAGGTTTCCTCTCCGCAGAACAACCGGCCAGATATTGTAATTCGTGTCCCAGACAAGTGGTTCGTCTGCATCGAATGTAAGGTAGACGCACCGGAGGGGCAGAACCAGCTTCAGAGATACCTCAACGACCCAAATATAGGCGGTGAAGAGAAAGAGGATTATCCTGATGATGGGGACTTCTACGTATTTCTCTCTCGCCGTGGGGGGAACCACGCTGGCTCCGATGGTTTTGCTGATCTGTATTGGGAGGACGTCGCTACCGTCCTTCAGACGGAGTTGAACAGAAACCGAGGGCAGTATCCAGAACTGAGTGTAAACCAGTTGGCCGATTTCCTCAATACAATACGTGGAGTCACAAACATGGAACCAGACGATTTCACGGAGACACAGAAAGAGAAGATCCAGCTACTCGCCGAGTATCGCGACGAAATCGACGAGCTATTCGGTGCAGCTGATTCGCTCCGAAGTTCTCTTGCCAGAAACGGCGAGTGGGCGCCACCCTTCCTTGAGATCGCCGAGGAACGGGATATCTGGTCAGAGGAATGGCACGCCCGGCCTGACAAGTATGGCTGTCTATTCCGTGATGGCTGGTATCTAGACGGAGAAGGCGATCCAACTACGGAAGTGTCTGATACCCGGGAAGATGGTGGTCATCGCCTTCATTTGATCCATCTCATACGGAATGAGAGCTCTTTCCGAGACGGGGAACTGACGATGAAACTTCGGTCATCCACCAATAACGACATCCGCTCGGAGTTTCATCGCCGTTTCAATAGCGATCGGTGGCAGGAACAACTGAAGCCAATGCTTGGGAAGCGGGACATCACCAATAAGGGGAACAAACAGGATTACACCACAAAGACCTACGACGTAAATCAGTCGCGTCTACCGGGAAGTTACTTCGAGACGCTTGCAACAGCTTTTGAGGAGCATCAGCAAGTTGCTGAAATCGCTGACCAGATTCATCAAGAGGCAGTTGGGGGTGCATCCCTGGATTGA
- a CDS encoding Tm-1-like ATP-binding domain-containing protein, which translates to MSVVIVGTLDTKGEEIAFARDVIEAEGLDVHLVDVGVLGDPEIDPDTPASDVAAAAGTTLEQLREDEDRGAAMEAMGEGATAICQQLYDDGVLEGVLGLGGSGNTSIATTAMRSLPVGVPKLMCSTMASGDTEPYVGARDVAMLYSVADIEGLNQLSRQVIANAALAMVGMVANEPDVEVEERPTIGITMFGVTTPCVQQARGLLEDRGYETIVFHATGTGGRAMESLIEEGVIDGVLDVTTTEWADELVGGVLNAGEERLEAAGEAGIPQVVSTGALDMVNFGPRDSVPEEFEERQFHVHNPQVTLMRTTVEENVELGEIIAGKLNDATGPTALVLPLQGVSAIDAVGEDFYDAEADGALFDTLRSEVAENGVELIEADAHVNDEAFAQLLVETLDGYMQEVGAAPTDG; encoded by the coding sequence ATGAGCGTCGTCATCGTCGGCACGCTCGACACGAAGGGCGAGGAGATCGCGTTCGCCCGGGACGTGATCGAGGCCGAGGGGCTGGACGTCCACCTCGTCGACGTGGGCGTGCTCGGCGACCCGGAGATCGATCCGGATACCCCTGCGAGCGACGTCGCTGCGGCCGCCGGGACGACGCTCGAACAGCTCCGCGAGGACGAGGATCGCGGGGCTGCGATGGAGGCGATGGGCGAGGGCGCGACCGCCATCTGCCAGCAGCTCTACGACGACGGTGTCCTCGAAGGCGTGCTCGGCCTCGGCGGATCCGGGAACACCTCGATCGCGACGACCGCGATGCGCAGTCTGCCGGTCGGCGTGCCGAAGCTGATGTGCTCGACGATGGCCTCCGGCGACACCGAGCCCTACGTGGGTGCACGTGACGTTGCGATGCTGTACTCCGTCGCCGACATCGAGGGGCTCAACCAGCTCTCCCGGCAGGTCATCGCCAATGCCGCGCTCGCGATGGTCGGGATGGTCGCGAACGAACCCGACGTGGAGGTCGAGGAGCGGCCGACGATCGGGATCACCATGTTCGGCGTGACGACGCCCTGCGTGCAGCAGGCCCGGGGGCTGCTCGAAGACCGAGGGTACGAGACGATCGTGTTCCACGCCACCGGCACCGGCGGGCGTGCGATGGAGTCGCTCATCGAGGAGGGCGTCATCGACGGCGTGCTCGACGTGACGACGACGGAGTGGGCCGACGAACTGGTCGGGGGCGTCCTCAACGCTGGCGAGGAGCGCCTCGAAGCGGCGGGCGAGGCGGGGATTCCGCAGGTCGTCTCGACCGGCGCCCTCGACATGGTCAACTTCGGGCCGCGCGACTCGGTTCCGGAGGAGTTCGAGGAGCGGCAGTTCCACGTTCACAACCCGCAAGTCACGCTTATGCGGACGACCGTCGAGGAGAACGTCGAACTCGGGGAGATCATCGCCGGGAAGCTGAACGACGCCACTGGACCGACCGCGCTCGTGCTGCCGCTCCAGGGCGTCTCGGCTATCGACGCGGTTGGCGAGGACTTCTACGACGCCGAAGCCGACGGCGCGCTGTTCGATACGTTGCGGTCCGAGGTGGCCGAGAACGGCGTCGAACTCATCGAAGCAGATGCACACGTCAACGACGAGGCATTCGCCCAGCTACTCGTGGAGACGCTGGATGGATACATGCAAGAGGTCGGCGCGGCTCCGACGGACGGTTAG
- a CDS encoding cupin domain-containing protein produces the protein MSDPEYLVGPDDVESQVFDWGVLKWLSTPAVTGGERFSAGIVKLEPGRGHERHTHPDSDEILYVVRGEGEQEVADETFDVEAGDLVFVPEGVEHGTVNTDWEPLLLLAVYAPPGPEEVLGDLPECEIVPPGEIPTTDRGRSDGGNDPAASEGDE, from the coding sequence ATGAGCGACCCCGAGTACCTCGTCGGCCCCGACGACGTCGAGAGCCAGGTCTTCGACTGGGGCGTGCTGAAGTGGCTGAGCACGCCCGCAGTGACCGGCGGCGAGCGCTTCAGCGCCGGCATCGTGAAACTCGAACCGGGACGGGGCCACGAGCGACACACCCACCCTGACAGCGACGAGATCCTCTACGTCGTCCGCGGGGAGGGCGAGCAGGAGGTCGCCGACGAGACGTTCGACGTCGAGGCCGGCGACCTGGTGTTCGTCCCCGAGGGCGTCGAACACGGGACCGTCAACACCGACTGGGAGCCGCTGCTCCTGCTGGCCGTCTACGCGCCGCCCGGACCCGAGGAGGTCCTCGGGGACCTCCCCGAGTGCGAGATCGTGCCGCCTGGCGAGATACCGACGACTGACCGCGGCCGGTCGGACGGCGGAAACGATCCGGCCGCCAGTGAGGGAGACGAATGA
- a CDS encoding phosphoenolpyruvate hydrolase family protein: MQFTRDESLERLTETVANEEPIIGAGAGTGMSAKFAERGGVDLLIIYNSGRYRMNGRGSLAGLLPYGDANEIVVDMGRQVLPVVEDTPVLAGVNGTDPFRQMDVFLEELDRRGFSGVQNFPTVGLIDEDSQFRQNLEETGMGYDKEVEMIQAASDRGMLTCPYVFSEEQARSMAAAGADVIVSHMGLTTSGDIGAETALDLDDAAERVQAHHDAATAENDDVLVICHGGPIAWPDDAQYVLEHTDGVFGFFGASSLERLPTEQAIEEQARAFKEIDVT; encoded by the coding sequence ATGCAATTTACGCGTGACGAGTCGCTCGAGCGACTCACCGAAACCGTCGCGAACGAGGAACCGATCATCGGCGCGGGTGCCGGAACCGGCATGTCGGCGAAGTTCGCGGAACGCGGCGGCGTCGACCTGCTGATCATCTACAACTCCGGGCGCTACCGGATGAACGGCCGCGGATCCCTCGCCGGCCTGCTTCCCTACGGCGACGCGAACGAGATCGTCGTCGACATGGGTCGACAGGTGCTGCCCGTCGTCGAGGACACGCCGGTCCTCGCGGGCGTCAACGGGACCGATCCGTTCCGCCAGATGGACGTCTTCCTCGAGGAACTCGACCGACGAGGCTTCTCCGGCGTCCAGAACTTCCCCACCGTCGGCCTCATCGACGAGGACAGCCAGTTTCGGCAGAACCTCGAGGAAACCGGGATGGGTTACGACAAGGAGGTCGAGATGATCCAGGCGGCGTCGGACCGGGGGATGCTCACCTGCCCGTACGTCTTCTCCGAGGAACAGGCCCGGTCGATGGCGGCAGCCGGCGCCGACGTGATCGTCTCGCACATGGGGCTGACGACCTCCGGGGACATCGGCGCCGAGACGGCACTCGACCTCGACGACGCCGCCGAGCGCGTCCAGGCACACCACGACGCGGCGACGGCAGAGAACGACGACGTGCTCGTGATCTGTCACGGCGGGCCGATCGCGTGGCCAGACGACGCCCAGTACGTGCTCGAGCACACCGACGGCGTCTTCGGCTTCTTCGGCGCCTCCAGCCTGGAGCGGCTCCCCACGGAGCAGGCCATCGAGGAACAGGCCCGCGCCTTCAAGGAGATCGACGTCACATGA
- a CDS encoding dodecin family protein — MTTVKIIKLLGTSEESWDDAAREAVATASETIEDVHGVEVEDRTATVEDGEITEFKTTLEVAFPVHHQEP, encoded by the coding sequence ATGACCACAGTCAAGATCATCAAACTGCTCGGCACCTCCGAGGAATCGTGGGACGACGCCGCGCGGGAAGCAGTCGCGACGGCCAGCGAGACCATCGAGGACGTCCACGGGGTGGAGGTAGAAGACCGCACGGCGACCGTCGAGGACGGCGAGATTACGGAGTTCAAGACGACGCTCGAGGTCGCGTTCCCCGTCCACCATCAGGAACCCTGA
- a CDS encoding Xaa-Pro peptidase family protein has product MPDLDARADRLDAYLDAADLEAVWFARPNGFAWLTGGSNVVDRDGDVGVAAAGYDGEFRVLTDSIEAQRIADEEVPDAFEVERFTWYESDLGAALADRSPSPAAADFDVPGFEALQASELRQPLTDDDVERYRALCADTAEAVEAVCRRLEPTTVEADGATDLTAELRRRGIEAPVALVGGARRAQAYRHYTAREDELGEYALVSVTAQREGLYASTTRTVAFDPPSWLAERTRKAARVEATALAATQAAATGEYPRNADGSGTAGDVFGAIQEAYAAVGYEGEWELHHQGGAAGFAGREWIATPEATDPVHAPMAYSWNPTVQGAKSEDTQLVTANDVEPLTITGDWPTTTVESVELPGVPTVELERHVPL; this is encoded by the coding sequence ATGCCCGACCTCGACGCCCGAGCGGATCGCCTCGACGCCTATCTCGACGCAGCGGACCTCGAGGCGGTCTGGTTCGCACGCCCGAACGGCTTCGCATGGCTCACTGGCGGCTCGAACGTCGTCGATCGCGACGGCGACGTCGGCGTCGCCGCCGCGGGGTACGACGGCGAGTTCCGCGTCCTCACCGACTCGATCGAGGCCCAGCGCATCGCAGACGAGGAGGTGCCCGACGCGTTCGAGGTCGAGCGCTTTACCTGGTACGAATCGGATCTCGGGGCGGCGCTCGCGGACCGCTCGCCGTCGCCGGCGGCCGCGGACTTCGACGTCCCGGGCTTCGAGGCCCTCCAGGCCAGCGAACTCCGCCAGCCACTGACCGACGACGACGTCGAGCGCTACCGGGCGCTCTGTGCAGACACCGCCGAGGCCGTGGAGGCCGTGTGTCGCAGGCTCGAACCGACGACGGTCGAGGCCGACGGCGCGACCGACCTCACCGCCGAACTCCGCCGGCGGGGCATCGAGGCACCGGTCGCACTCGTGGGCGGTGCTCGCCGTGCGCAGGCCTACCGCCACTACACCGCACGGGAGGACGAACTCGGCGAGTACGCGCTGGTCTCCGTCACCGCCCAGCGCGAGGGGCTCTACGCCTCGACGACGCGAACGGTCGCGTTCGATCCGCCATCGTGGCTCGCCGAGCGGACCCGGAAAGCGGCACGCGTCGAGGCCACTGCGCTCGCGGCGACGCAGGCTGCTGCGACGGGCGAGTATCCCCGGAACGCCGATGGCTCCGGCACCGCCGGCGACGTGTTCGGCGCGATCCAGGAGGCCTACGCCGCCGTCGGCTACGAGGGCGAGTGGGAGCTCCACCACCAGGGCGGCGCCGCCGGGTTCGCCGGCAGAGAGTGGATCGCTACGCCCGAGGCCACCGACCCCGTCCACGCGCCGATGGCCTACTCCTGGAATCCGACGGTCCAGGGCGCCAAGAGCGAGGACACCCAGCTGGTGACCGCGAACGACGTCGAGCCATTGACGATCACCGGCGACTGGCCGACGACGACGGTCGAGTCCGTGGAACTGCCGGGCGTCCCGACCGTCGAGCTGGAGCGTCACGTACCGCTGTGA
- a CDS encoding TRAM domain-containing protein — protein MNQLYVAAGGAGLLVLLGFFLLVLKRHRSSGAAASKRAHEQAQEREPPVEIGETYEFAITEFTDHHSGKQVAVGKVEGFVLFAGDVPGSASEGTVVCARVDSFNRGRTSADATVVGTA, from the coding sequence ATGAACCAGCTCTACGTCGCGGCGGGCGGGGCCGGCCTGCTCGTACTCCTCGGATTCTTCCTGCTCGTGCTCAAGCGGCATCGATCGTCGGGCGCGGCGGCCTCCAAACGTGCCCACGAACAGGCCCAGGAGCGCGAACCGCCCGTCGAGATCGGCGAGACCTACGAGTTCGCGATCACGGAGTTCACCGACCACCACTCCGGCAAGCAGGTCGCGGTCGGCAAGGTCGAGGGGTTCGTCCTCTTCGCCGGTGACGTCCCCGGCAGCGCGAGCGAGGGAACCGTCGTCTGCGCTCGCGTCGACTCGTTCAACCGCGGTCGGACCTCCGCGGACGCGACCGTGGTCGGCACCGCCTGA
- the nreA gene encoding DNA repair protein NreA yields the protein MRLDEFLDDFDRDLDAEKRRLAQEKSYAITDHLEDVETRFNDVLSDDTLVGSTSPEIFVGRAGYPNISTGVLSPVGDEDDAEAYATSGQWYDSGLGVSDVLQKRTGLLNSQRRTKVQVDDVWDGFVGAQREVAIADRPVGVEIGLDDRPEIDLTTDDVATPTGPNAKADRVDLTENPYVPRPVKKTLEDDDWQAQGAMNYLWQRGFDVYEINTILSAGALGRSENRRLVPTRWSITAVDDTVGQFMRGQIRNSQSIDEVEVWYNEYVGNRYWVVLAPGQWEYELVEMKGPGSVWNPDESEYFLASASEGYEGRTGYVDETAGAYYAARMGVLEELVERDRQAKALVLREVTDEYWAPVGVWQVREAVRNAFGDGVMDRPATAETFHDAVKGVSSELPVGWNQLRRKSELVAGVQSQLSAFE from the coding sequence ATGCGGCTCGACGAGTTCCTGGACGATTTCGATCGAGACCTCGACGCCGAGAAGCGTCGCCTCGCCCAGGAGAAGTCCTACGCGATAACGGACCACCTCGAAGACGTTGAGACGCGATTCAACGACGTGCTCTCCGACGACACGCTCGTCGGCTCCACGTCCCCGGAGATCTTCGTCGGCCGCGCCGGCTACCCGAACATCTCGACGGGCGTGCTCTCGCCGGTCGGCGACGAGGACGACGCGGAAGCGTACGCGACGAGCGGGCAGTGGTACGACAGTGGCCTCGGCGTCAGCGACGTCCTCCAGAAGCGGACGGGCCTCCTCAACTCCCAGCGCCGCACCAAGGTCCAGGTCGACGACGTCTGGGACGGGTTCGTCGGCGCACAACGCGAGGTCGCGATCGCCGATCGCCCGGTCGGCGTCGAGATCGGTCTCGACGACCGCCCGGAGATCGACCTGACGACCGACGACGTCGCGACGCCCACCGGGCCGAACGCGAAGGCCGACCGCGTCGATCTCACGGAGAACCCGTACGTCCCCCGCCCGGTCAAGAAGACCCTCGAGGACGACGACTGGCAGGCACAGGGCGCGATGAACTACCTCTGGCAGCGCGGGTTCGACGTCTACGAGATCAACACCATCCTCTCGGCCGGCGCGCTCGGTCGCTCGGAGAACCGGCGACTCGTCCCGACCCGCTGGTCGATCACCGCCGTCGACGACACGGTCGGGCAGTTCATGCGCGGCCAGATCCGGAACAGCCAGTCGATCGACGAGGTGGAGGTCTGGTACAACGAGTACGTCGGCAACCGCTACTGGGTCGTCCTCGCGCCCGGCCAGTGGGAGTACGAACTCGTCGAGATGAAGGGCCCGGGGAGCGTCTGGAACCCCGACGAGTCCGAGTACTTCCTCGCATCCGCCAGCGAGGGCTACGAGGGGCGCACCGGCTACGTCGACGAGACCGCAGGCGCGTACTACGCCGCGCGGATGGGCGTCCTCGAGGAACTCGTCGAGCGCGATCGGCAGGCGAAAGCGCTCGTCCTCCGGGAGGTCACCGACGAGTACTGGGCGCCCGTCGGGGTCTGGCAGGTCCGGGAGGCCGTCCGGAACGCCTTCGGCGACGGCGTGATGGACCGGCCCGCGACGGCGGAGACGTTCCACGATGCGGTGAAAGGGGTGTCCTCCGAGCTGCCCGTCGGTTGGAATCAGCTACGGCGGAAATCGGAACTGGTGGCGGGCGTGCAGTCCCAGCTCTCTGCGTTCGAGTAG